A genome region from candidate division KSB1 bacterium includes the following:
- a CDS encoding N-acetyltransferase, producing the protein MIRRAKIHDVPQIVQLIKVWSDQGEMLPVAQSQVFSQLRSFVVVEQDEKVIGVGALVIIWGDLAEVRSLALKPEAIGQGIGREIVSYLLDEAKELEIPRVFTLTYKPEFFQKLGFSPIDKKYLPHKVWKDCINCPKFPDCDENALIIDVN; encoded by the coding sequence ATGATTCGCAGAGCCAAAATACATGATGTGCCGCAAATTGTACAGCTGATCAAAGTTTGGTCCGATCAGGGAGAAATGTTGCCGGTGGCCCAGTCACAGGTGTTCAGTCAGCTGCGCAGTTTTGTGGTGGTGGAACAAGATGAAAAAGTGATTGGCGTCGGCGCTCTGGTGATTATCTGGGGGGATTTGGCCGAAGTGCGCTCGCTGGCGCTAAAGCCGGAAGCCATCGGACAGGGAATCGGTAGAGAGATTGTGTCTTATTTGCTGGACGAAGCCAAAGAGCTGGAAATACCCCGCGTGTTTACCCTGACCTACAAACCGGAATTTTTTCAAAAACTCGGTTTTAGTCCGATTGATAAAAAATACCTGCCGCACAAGGTCTGGAAGGACTGTATTAACTGTCCTAAATTTCCGGACTGTGACGAGAATGCGCTGATTATTGATGTGAATTGA
- a CDS encoding aspartate aminotransferase family protein: MDKHALIQRENEALLHTYSRPEVVFTHGNGVYLYDSDGREYLDCVAGIAVCAFGHADERSCQVLREQSEQLWHCSNLYHTQPQVELAEFMVHHTFADKVFFCNSGTEAVEAAIKFARKWGRVKKHIGSPNIVCMRRGFHGRTLGALSATGKAALQKDFEPMCPGFRFADFDNADTVALAADDNTCAVIVEPVQGEGGIYPADELFIRALRKLCDERGMLLIFDEIQCGFGRTGTFTAYESYNTVPDILTAAKPIANGLPLGAVLMSQDVADPIEPGDHGTTFGGGPLVSAVARDVLERIAAPGFLQQVRENGAYFQERLRELQSRRSEIVQVRGRGLMIGVEIHIEPKTLIDACLQQGLLICKTGGQAIRFLPPLIIDQEQINTAVEKFENALETSTEEL; the protein is encoded by the coding sequence ATGGATAAACATGCGCTGATTCAAAGGGAAAACGAGGCGCTGCTGCATACGTATTCAAGGCCGGAGGTCGTATTTACACATGGAAACGGTGTGTATTTGTACGACAGCGACGGACGTGAATATCTGGACTGTGTGGCCGGTATTGCGGTCTGCGCGTTTGGGCATGCGGATGAACGCTCGTGTCAGGTGCTGCGCGAGCAGTCCGAACAATTGTGGCACTGTTCGAATTTATATCATACACAGCCTCAGGTGGAGCTGGCTGAATTTATGGTGCATCACACGTTTGCCGACAAGGTGTTTTTCTGCAACAGCGGCACCGAGGCGGTGGAAGCAGCGATCAAATTCGCGAGAAAATGGGGGAGAGTGAAAAAGCATATCGGATCACCCAATATTGTCTGTATGCGTCGGGGATTTCACGGACGCACCCTGGGCGCCCTGTCCGCGACTGGCAAGGCGGCTCTGCAGAAAGATTTTGAGCCCATGTGTCCGGGATTCCGCTTTGCTGATTTTGACAATGCCGACACGGTGGCGCTGGCCGCCGACGACAACACCTGCGCCGTGATCGTCGAGCCGGTTCAGGGCGAGGGCGGCATTTATCCCGCAGATGAGCTGTTCATCCGGGCGCTACGCAAGTTGTGCGACGAACGCGGCATGTTGCTAATTTTTGATGAAATTCAGTGCGGATTCGGCCGCACCGGAACGTTCACCGCCTATGAATCGTACAATACTGTCCCGGACATTCTGACTGCAGCCAAGCCTATTGCCAACGGTCTGCCTCTGGGCGCTGTATTGATGAGCCAGGATGTGGCGGATCCGATTGAGCCGGGAGACCACGGTACCACATTCGGCGGCGGTCCGCTGGTGTCGGCTGTGGCCAGGGATGTGCTTGAGCGCATTGCAGCACCGGGGTTTTTACAGCAGGTCCGGGAAAACGGCGCTTATTTTCAGGAACGGCTGCGCGAACTGCAGAGCCGTCGCAGCGAAATTGTCCAGGTACGCGGCCGCGGATTGATGATTGGTGTCGAGATCCATATTGAACCGAAAACGTTGATTGACGCGTGTCTGCAGCAGGGATTGTTAATCTGTAAAACCGGCGGACAGGCGATCCGGTTCTTGCCGCCTTTGATCATTGATCAGGAACAGATCAATACAGCCGTTGAAAAATTTGAGAACGCATTGGAAACAAGTACGGAAGAACTATGA
- the argB gene encoding acetylglutamate kinase: MKPRVLIKIGGRAFEQAAAFAELAQDILTCKDKDIALVHGGGVQISDALKKANRESVFIDGIRVTWKKDIKIVDKVLSRQVNKAIAAHLKKQGVPVKRLSGKSGQLITAERMIRNGQDIGYVGRVAKVDPAVLVSAWARNRTPVVSPISADANGDTYNINADTAAGAIAGAVGARDIVYFSDVAGVIQDEQVINELSAEQVQTLIADGVIHGGMIAKMESAFDALGYGAGRVHITRWQGTGTLKKLLNNELELKTTIYGNSHG, from the coding sequence ATGAAGCCGCGCGTGCTGATCAAAATCGGCGGCCGGGCGTTTGAACAGGCTGCCGCTTTCGCGGAGCTGGCGCAGGACATTTTGACCTGCAAGGACAAAGACATTGCCCTGGTGCACGGCGGCGGCGTGCAGATCTCGGACGCTTTGAAAAAAGCCAATCGTGAAAGCGTGTTCATTGACGGTATTCGGGTGACCTGGAAAAAAGATATTAAAATCGTTGATAAAGTATTGTCCCGGCAGGTGAACAAAGCCATTGCGGCGCATCTAAAAAAACAGGGTGTGCCGGTCAAGCGTTTGTCCGGCAAATCCGGGCAGCTGATCACGGCGGAACGCATGATCCGCAACGGCCAGGATATCGGTTATGTGGGACGCGTAGCCAAAGTGGACCCCGCGGTATTGGTGTCGGCGTGGGCGCGCAACCGAACGCCGGTGGTGTCGCCGATTTCAGCGGACGCGAACGGCGATACCTACAATATCAATGCGGACACAGCGGCCGGCGCCATTGCCGGAGCGGTGGGGGCGCGGGATATTGTGTATTTTTCCGATGTGGCCGGTGTAATACAGGACGAGCAGGTGATCAATGAATTGTCGGCGGAGCAGGTGCAGACCCTGATCGCGGACGGCGTCATTCACGGCGGCATGATCGCCAAGATGGAATCCGCGTTTGACGCCCTGGGGTACGGCGCCGGACGTGTGCACATTACCCGCTGGCAGGGAACCGGAACGCTGAAAAAACTGCTGAACAATGAGCTGGAATTGAAAACAACCATTTACGGGAATTCTCATGGATAA
- the argC gene encoding N-acetyl-gamma-glutamyl-phosphate reductase, with amino-acid sequence MTRVGIVGATGFTGEELLKILQHHAGVGVEFVTSERQAGTPLSEVFPGLTRFHAMQLITGEQALQENVDLVFFCLPAGDSCLYAREFYNAGVAVIDLGADFRFDRESDYERWYHMQHKTPELLDEAVYGLPEWNRERISEADIIGNPGCYPTSALLPLLPLYKEGLVKGQVIIDAKSGVSGAGRKLKATSQFTTVNENITAYNAGRMHRHVGEMERQAALISGVSALMTFTPHLLPVTRGMMSTLYCTLTDGSTPDQAGEVYDEYYADEPFVHVIDGWPNLQMVQHSNHCFIGFKQVEETPQLLLCSAIDNLGKGAASQAVQNMNLMLGFDETEALL; translated from the coding sequence ATGACTCGAGTAGGAATCGTCGGCGCCACCGGATTTACCGGTGAAGAGTTGTTGAAAATTTTGCAGCATCATGCAGGTGTCGGGGTCGAATTTGTCACATCGGAGCGCCAGGCCGGAACGCCGCTTTCAGAGGTATTTCCCGGTCTGACCCGCTTTCACGCTATGCAGCTGATAACCGGAGAACAGGCGCTGCAGGAAAACGTGGATCTGGTGTTTTTCTGCCTGCCCGCCGGCGATTCCTGTCTGTATGCGCGCGAGTTTTACAATGCCGGCGTGGCGGTGATTGATCTGGGCGCGGATTTTCGCTTTGACCGCGAATCCGATTATGAGCGCTGGTATCACATGCAGCATAAAACGCCCGAGCTTTTGGATGAAGCGGTTTACGGGCTGCCGGAATGGAACCGGGAACGCATCAGCGAGGCCGATATCATCGGCAATCCCGGCTGTTATCCCACCAGCGCGTTGCTACCGTTATTGCCGCTGTACAAGGAAGGACTGGTCAAGGGGCAGGTGATCATTGATGCCAAATCCGGGGTGTCGGGAGCCGGACGCAAATTGAAGGCAACCAGCCAGTTTACAACGGTGAATGAGAATATCACTGCTTATAATGCCGGACGCATGCACCGGCATGTGGGAGAAATGGAGCGACAGGCGGCGCTGATATCCGGTGTTTCGGCTCTGATGACGTTCACACCGCACTTGTTGCCGGTGACACGCGGCATGATGTCGACCCTATATTGCACGCTGACCGACGGCAGCACGCCGGATCAGGCGGGTGAGGTGTATGATGAGTATTACGCGGATGAACCGTTTGTTCATGTGATTGACGGCTGGCCGAATCTTCAGATGGTTCAGCACAGCAATCACTGTTTTATCGGATTCAAACAGGTGGAAGAGACGCCGCAATTGCTGCTTTGTTCCGCTATTGACAATCTGGGCAAAGGCGCAGCCTCGCAGGCGGTTCAGAATATGAATTTGATGCTCGGATTTGATGAAACCGAGGCGTTGTTATGA
- the proC gene encoding pyrroline-5-carboxylate reductase translates to MCSKKLAFIGAGNMGTALLNGVLNNELARPDQVCASDVDAEKLSRLSKQWGIQTFEDNLKAVDFADTVVLAVKPQVLRSVVSAIKSRLRADQLLVSVVAGIRSEIIQELIGKKLPIVRVMPNTPALIGAGASGVCAGAFAQQEHVDFVRSMLGSIGTVVSVSEDLMDAVTGVSGSGPAYVFMFIEALIDGGVQMGLPRDAARELAVQTVLGAAKLVQATGKHPGQLKDQVTTPAGTTIQALYELEKAGLRPAVMSAVRAAAERSAELSKTAKEEK, encoded by the coding sequence ATGTGCTCGAAAAAACTGGCATTTATCGGTGCGGGCAATATGGGAACCGCGCTGCTGAACGGTGTGCTTAACAACGAACTGGCGCGTCCGGACCAGGTGTGCGCCAGCGACGTTGATGCAGAAAAACTGTCGCGTCTGTCAAAGCAGTGGGGGATTCAGACGTTTGAGGATAATTTAAAAGCCGTGGATTTTGCGGATACGGTTGTGCTGGCTGTTAAACCACAGGTGCTGCGCAGTGTTGTGTCGGCGATTAAATCGCGGCTGCGCGCGGATCAGCTGCTGGTGAGCGTGGTGGCGGGTATCCGTTCCGAGATCATACAGGAGTTGATCGGAAAAAAACTGCCGATTGTGCGGGTGATGCCCAACACGCCGGCTCTGATCGGTGCAGGCGCCTCGGGTGTGTGCGCCGGCGCTTTTGCGCAGCAGGAACATGTGGATTTTGTACGCAGCATGCTCGGGTCCATCGGCACGGTGGTCAGTGTATCCGAGGATCTGATGGATGCGGTCACCGGCGTCTCCGGCAGCGGACCGGCTTATGTGTTTATGTTCATCGAGGCATTGATTGACGGCGGCGTGCAAATGGGACTGCCGCGCGACGCGGCACGCGAGCTGGCGGTGCAGACGGTGCTGGGCGCGGCCAAACTGGTGCAGGCGACCGGCAAACATCCGGGACAGCTGAAAGACCAGGTAACTACGCCGGCCGGAACCACCATTCAGGCCTTGTACGAGTTGGAAAAAGCGGGACTGCGACCGGCGGTCATGTCCGCGGTCCGGGCTGCGGCCGAACGATCGGCGGAATTGTCGAAAACAGCCAAAGAAGAGAAATAG
- the argJ gene encoding bifunctional glutamate N-acetyltransferase/amino-acid acetyltransferase ArgJ — translation MLMQHQVTSGTVLPTGFKASGVRCGIQKQGNDLALLVSDAICPAAGMWTTNTVAAHCIVRNQEILKNQHAKAIVVNAGNANSCTGEPGRLDNLHMAEYAAQKLGCRSRDVLVLSTGVIGERLPMPKIRTGIDLAVPALSEHGGADAAQAIMTTDTVPKFLEIPVILNGVTGRISALAKGSGMIDPNLATMFCLVMTDIDIPADLLEKSFRDAVNDTLNVLTVDGEMSTNDAAVMLANGRCGNAAITKESADYETFKAALQSLLKHVTLALAKDGEGAGKEVCVHVIGAGTHADALRAAKSIGNSLLVKTALFGEDPNWGRVVQAAGASGADMDADAFDVWFAGLQVAENGGAIGFDKQDMAGRMAQDHIDIVIDLKVGDAEATVYTCDLSYKYVEINAEYHT, via the coding sequence ATGTTGATGCAGCATCAGGTAACGTCAGGAACCGTGCTGCCGACCGGATTCAAGGCATCCGGTGTGCGGTGCGGCATTCAGAAACAAGGAAATGATCTGGCCCTGCTGGTCAGTGATGCCATTTGTCCGGCCGCCGGCATGTGGACCACCAACACGGTGGCGGCGCATTGTATTGTGCGCAATCAGGAGATTCTGAAAAATCAGCACGCCAAAGCCATTGTGGTGAATGCCGGCAATGCCAACAGCTGCACCGGCGAACCGGGACGTCTGGATAATCTACATATGGCCGAATACGCGGCGCAGAAACTGGGCTGCCGTTCGCGAGACGTGCTGGTGCTGTCCACCGGAGTGATCGGCGAGCGTCTGCCCATGCCAAAAATCCGTACCGGAATCGATCTGGCGGTTCCGGCGCTGTCAGAACACGGCGGAGCGGATGCGGCGCAGGCGATCATGACCACGGATACGGTGCCCAAGTTTCTTGAAATTCCGGTGATTCTGAACGGTGTGACCGGCCGCATCTCTGCCCTGGCCAAGGGCAGCGGTATGATCGATCCGAATCTGGCCACCATGTTTTGTCTGGTGATGACGGATATTGATATCCCGGCTGATCTGCTGGAGAAAAGCTTTCGTGATGCCGTGAACGATACCCTCAATGTATTGACTGTGGACGGCGAGATGAGCACCAACGATGCGGCGGTGATGCTGGCGAACGGTCGCTGCGGCAATGCAGCGATTACAAAAGAGAGCGCCGATTACGAGACGTTCAAAGCCGCATTGCAGTCGCTGCTGAAACATGTGACCCTGGCGCTGGCCAAAGACGGCGAAGGCGCCGGCAAAGAGGTGTGTGTGCACGTGATCGGCGCCGGGACGCACGCCGATGCCCTGAGAGCGGCGAAATCCATCGGCAATTCGCTGCTGGTCAAGACCGCCCTGTTCGGCGAAGACCCGAACTGGGGGCGGGTGGTGCAAGCCGCGGGAGCCAGCGGCGCCGATATGGATGCGGATGCGTTTGATGTGTGGTTTGCCGGACTGCAGGTGGCGGAGAACGGCGGCGCCATTGGATTTGACAAACAGGATATGGCCGGACGCATGGCGCAGGATCATATCGATATTGTCATCGATCTCAAAGTCGGCGATGCCGAGGCCACGGTGTATACGTGCGATTTGAGTTATAAATACGTAGAAATTAACGCGGAATATCATACATAA
- the glpK gene encoding glycerol kinase GlpK, whose product MIKTKILAIDQSTSGTKAIIFDNRGKVVHRCTENHEQFYPRTDWVEHDPEEIYEKTKLAISKVLQQSQIDPADIAAMAIANQRETVAVWDKKSGKPIYNAIVWQCQRGAETCRILREQGYAELVETRTGLLIDPYFSATGLKWIMDHVKGVREKAKVGELAFGTMDSWLIYKLSGGSVHATDYSNACRTMLYNIYDLKWDKELLNLMGVPEHMAPEVRYADDIFAYTDIEGLLDREIPVTGVMGDSHAALFGQSCFKQGMAKATYGTGSSVMMNIGNKPLKSPEGLVTSIGFAIKGEIDYVFEGNIHCTGDTINWLVQDLELISDAKESETLAISVDDNNGVYMVPAFVGLGAPYWDNKARASISEMPRSTKKAHVVRAALEAIAYQIKDLLDLMTAQAGINLSEIRVDGGPTNNDFLMQFQSDMLDSTVAVSDVEEASALGAALAGGLGIGLWKDLDELSHLVSVKKRFESKMTDILRETLYTGWQNAVSRVRKVKEINRRKK is encoded by the coding sequence ATGATAAAAACAAAAATATTAGCAATCGATCAGAGTACAAGCGGCACCAAAGCCATTATTTTCGATAATCGGGGTAAAGTTGTCCACCGTTGTACCGAGAATCATGAACAATTTTATCCTCGGACCGACTGGGTAGAACATGATCCTGAAGAGATTTATGAAAAGACGAAACTTGCAATCAGCAAAGTTCTTCAGCAGAGTCAAATAGATCCCGCTGACATTGCAGCAATGGCAATTGCAAATCAGCGGGAGACTGTTGCTGTTTGGGATAAAAAAAGCGGTAAACCTATTTACAATGCCATTGTCTGGCAGTGCCAGAGAGGTGCGGAAACCTGCAGGATATTGAGAGAACAAGGTTACGCTGAACTGGTTGAAACCAGAACGGGCCTGCTCATTGATCCTTACTTTTCTGCGACCGGTTTAAAGTGGATCATGGATCATGTAAAAGGTGTTCGGGAGAAGGCAAAAGTCGGTGAACTTGCCTTTGGCACTATGGACAGCTGGCTGATCTACAAACTATCCGGAGGCTCTGTGCATGCCACAGACTATTCAAACGCCTGCAGAACCATGTTATACAATATTTATGATTTAAAGTGGGACAAGGAACTTTTAAACCTCATGGGAGTCCCTGAGCACATGGCGCCCGAGGTCAGGTATGCTGATGATATATTTGCCTATACAGATATTGAAGGTCTGCTTGATCGCGAAATTCCTGTAACCGGTGTGATGGGAGATTCTCACGCAGCCCTCTTTGGTCAAAGCTGCTTTAAACAGGGAATGGCCAAAGCCACCTATGGTACCGGCTCATCAGTTATGATGAATATCGGTAACAAACCACTAAAAAGTCCTGAGGGCTTGGTAACATCTATAGGATTTGCAATTAAAGGTGAAATTGACTATGTTTTTGAAGGAAATATTCATTGCACAGGTGATACCATCAACTGGCTGGTTCAGGATCTTGAATTAATCTCTGATGCCAAAGAATCTGAAACACTGGCCATATCTGTTGATGATAATAACGGTGTTTACATGGTACCTGCCTTTGTTGGACTTGGTGCGCCGTATTGGGACAATAAAGCCAGGGCCTCAATTTCCGAAATGCCAAGGAGCACAAAGAAGGCTCATGTTGTTCGTGCGGCTCTGGAAGCTATCGCTTATCAGATCAAGGATTTATTGGATTTAATGACTGCGCAGGCCGGCATTAATCTTTCCGAAATCAGGGTGGACGGTGGTCCGACGAACAATGATTTCCTGATGCAGTTTCAAAGTGATATGCTCGATTCAACAGTGGCAGTCAGCGATGTGGAGGAAGCCTCGGCGCTGGGGGCCGCATTAGCCGGCGGACTTGGAATCGGATTGTGGAAAGATCTGGATGAATTGAGCCATCTGGTTTCTGTTAAAAAAAGGTTTGAATCCAAAATGACGGATATACTTCGAGAAACATTATATACCGGCTGGCAAAATGCAGTCAGTCGTGTTCGCAAAGTCAAAGAAATAAACAGGAGAAAAAAATGA
- a CDS encoding DUF2291 family protein — MKKKISIFVIALLLSVALYHSVYFEKLDVKKERESTKDFNPVEKVDYFWKHELDDSFESALDLKYFDSQLADNPESLMRQHGKSVGITSTFCFLVNGTAIMNEQDADDLPVEIANSNAEYSLQIKYIFGNTARDALGFFDIADFENTMDFNAVAREVNRRIRKNEISKLDSLSLGSKIVFVGAVALNSERIPDEMDIVPLKIKAIQ, encoded by the coding sequence ATGAAGAAAAAAATAAGCATATTTGTTATAGCCCTTTTGCTCAGCGTTGCATTGTATCATTCAGTTTATTTTGAAAAACTGGATGTAAAGAAAGAGCGGGAAAGTACCAAAGATTTCAATCCAGTAGAAAAGGTGGACTATTTTTGGAAACACGAACTGGATGATAGTTTTGAATCAGCGCTGGATTTGAAATATTTCGACTCACAACTCGCTGATAATCCGGAATCCCTGATGCGTCAACACGGCAAGTCTGTAGGTATTACATCAACGTTTTGCTTTTTGGTAAACGGAACGGCTATTATGAACGAACAAGATGCTGATGATCTCCCTGTCGAGATCGCAAACAGCAATGCGGAATACAGCCTGCAAATAAAATACATTTTCGGCAATACAGCCCGGGATGCGCTTGGCTTTTTTGATATTGCCGATTTTGAGAATACAATGGATTTTAATGCGGTCGCAAGAGAAGTGAACAGACGTATACGGAAAAATGAAATATCAAAACTTGACTCGCTGTCCCTCGGCAGTAAAATTGTGTTTGTCGGAGCCGTTGCATTAAATTCCGAACGTATTCCAGACGAGATGGATATCGTACCTCTCAAAATAAAAGCTATCCAATGA
- a CDS encoding sugar ABC transporter ATP-binding protein — MNTSNINKPILEARKITKEFSGVKALNQVDLKVYPRKVNAVVGENGAGKSTLMNILSGVYTEYAGELLFNGEKISFANTGDARQMGISIIHQELQLVPHMSIAENIFLGREPLKAGFIDYKIMEEKARALLVKLNFDSDVKRKISSLRVGQQQLVEIAKALSFDVRVLVMDEPTSALSEGEIKTLFNLIRSLKSRGVAIIYITHKMDELTELADTVTVLRDGCFISSSEVKNIAVDEIVKLMVGRDTQDFFVKKDHETGSVCFKVEDVSLKKAGKGGRYLLKDIGFSVKTSEVLGIYGLMGAGRTELFETIFGLHKFRGTGNVYINEIQVDVKHPKDAIHEGLALIPEDRKNDGLVLDMPITKNLSLASLESFTRNGLINETKEHNQADYYRKKLNIKSTLLKQPVVKLSGGNQQKVVIAKWLLTLPNILLLDEPTRGIDVNAKNEIYKLIDDLASQGKAIVIVSSELPEIMAISDRIITLCNGRLTGEFNRIDFTKESILKAALP; from the coding sequence ATGAATACAAGCAACATAAATAAACCGATCCTTGAAGCTCGAAAAATCACCAAGGAATTTTCAGGGGTAAAGGCGTTGAATCAGGTGGACCTCAAAGTTTATCCCCGTAAGGTGAACGCTGTTGTTGGCGAGAACGGCGCGGGCAAGTCGACACTGATGAATATACTTTCCGGAGTTTATACAGAATATGCAGGTGAGCTGTTGTTCAATGGTGAAAAGATTTCTTTTGCAAATACCGGCGATGCCCGGCAGATGGGAATTTCAATTATTCATCAGGAATTGCAGCTGGTGCCTCATATGTCTATTGCTGAAAATATTTTTTTGGGCAGAGAACCGTTAAAAGCCGGATTTATCGATTACAAAATCATGGAAGAGAAAGCACGCGCTCTGCTTGTAAAACTAAACTTTGATTCCGACGTAAAACGAAAAATATCATCTTTGCGTGTCGGGCAGCAGCAGCTTGTGGAAATTGCTAAAGCTTTGTCCTTTGATGTGCGCGTACTTGTTATGGATGAACCGACTTCGGCGCTTTCTGAAGGAGAAATAAAAACTCTGTTTAACCTGATTCGATCACTAAAGTCCCGGGGGGTGGCCATTATATATATCACCCACAAAATGGACGAGTTGACAGAATTGGCAGATACTGTGACCGTATTGCGGGACGGCTGTTTTATCAGCAGTTCAGAGGTAAAAAATATTGCAGTGGATGAGATTGTCAAGCTGATGGTCGGGCGTGATACACAAGATTTTTTTGTAAAAAAAGATCATGAAACAGGGTCTGTTTGCTTTAAAGTTGAGGATGTCTCTTTGAAAAAAGCCGGAAAGGGCGGGAGATATCTGCTTAAGGATATCGGTTTTTCGGTCAAAACATCTGAAGTGCTTGGTATTTATGGTTTAATGGGCGCCGGTCGAACGGAATTGTTTGAGACTATTTTTGGATTGCATAAATTTAGAGGAACGGGAAATGTTTATATCAATGAGATACAGGTAGATGTTAAACATCCCAAAGACGCTATTCATGAAGGATTGGCGCTGATCCCTGAAGACCGTAAAAACGATGGTCTGGTTCTTGACATGCCCATCACAAAAAATTTGAGCCTCGCTTCCCTGGAATCGTTTACACGAAATGGATTGATTAACGAAACAAAGGAACATAATCAAGCGGACTATTATCGCAAAAAGCTAAACATCAAATCAACTTTGCTGAAGCAGCCTGTTGTAAAGTTGAGCGGTGGAAATCAGCAAAAAGTTGTGATTGCCAAGTGGCTGCTTACTTTACCGAATATATTATTACTCGATGAACCGACACGCGGCATTGACGTGAATGCCAAGAATGAAATCTACAAGCTGATTGATGATTTGGCATCGCAGGGTAAGGCTATTGTGATTGTTTCATCCGAGTTGCCGGAGATTATGGCCATTTCCGACCGCATTATTACCCTTTGCAATGGCCGGCTTACCGGTGAGTTTAATAGAATCGATTTTACTAAAGAATCTATATTGAAAGCTGCTTTGCCGTAA
- the rbsC gene encoding ribose ABC transporter permease (functions to transport ribose at high affinity; forms a complex with RbsA2C2B): MRKLKINLSVLQPLIALILMAVAMTILSDTFATKDNLFNVARQISVNICISVGMTMVILTGGIDLSVGSILAFTGAVAAGLLKNGLELQGINLFAGFTFFGAVWIALAAGGFLGWFNGIMITKFKVPPFVATLAMLTIARGLTMLYTQGFPITQLGDQFTYLGTGWFLGVPMPAWISILVIALASFFMSKTRVGRYIYAIGGNERAALLSGVKVKKVKVFVYSLAGVLSGVAGLLVTARLDSAQPNAGMGYELDSIAAVVIGGTSLSGGKGSIIGTVIGAGIIGVLNNGLVLLNVSPFWQQVIKGFVILLAVIIDRMQKKE; encoded by the coding sequence ATGCGAAAGTTAAAAATTAATTTATCTGTTTTACAGCCTCTGATTGCTTTGATCCTTATGGCTGTGGCCATGACGATTCTGTCTGACACTTTTGCTACCAAAGATAATCTGTTCAATGTTGCCCGTCAAATTTCAGTGAATATATGTATTTCTGTAGGCATGACCATGGTGATATTGACCGGTGGTATTGACCTCTCCGTCGGTTCTATACTTGCTTTTACAGGCGCGGTTGCTGCCGGGTTGCTTAAGAATGGCCTTGAATTGCAGGGCATAAATCTGTTTGCCGGGTTCACATTTTTTGGTGCCGTTTGGATCGCTCTGGCTGCCGGCGGTTTTCTGGGATGGTTTAACGGCATAATGATTACAAAGTTTAAAGTGCCGCCCTTTGTGGCGACATTGGCCATGTTAACCATAGCCCGCGGGCTTACCATGCTGTATACCCAGGGATTTCCAATCACCCAGCTGGGTGATCAATTTACTTACCTGGGAACCGGCTGGTTTTTAGGTGTTCCCATGCCTGCCTGGATTTCAATTTTAGTGATTGCGTTAGCGTCATTTTTTATGAGTAAAACCCGTGTGGGAAGATATATTTACGCCATCGGCGGCAATGAAAGAGCTGCCCTTTTGTCCGGTGTGAAAGTAAAAAAAGTCAAAGTTTTTGTTTATTCTCTGGCCGGTGTGCTTTCCGGAGTTGCCGGATTGCTTGTTACAGCTCGTCTCGACTCGGCTCAACCCAACGCCGGAATGGGGTATGAACTTGATTCTATTGCAGCAGTGGTCATCGGCGGTACTTCTCTAAGTGGTGGAAAAGGTTCTATTATTGGGACTGTTATTGGCGCTGGAATCATCGGTGTTTTAAACAACGGTTTGGTTTTGTTGAATGTTTCTCCATTCTGGCAACAGGTGATAAAAGGATTTGTCATCTTGCTGGCTGTGATTATTGACAGGATGCAAAAGAAAGAATGA